The Cucurbita pepo subsp. pepo cultivar mu-cu-16 chromosome LG05, ASM280686v2, whole genome shotgun sequence nucleotide sequence ttacaaccaacactataaaattttcagtattattataaaaattgaaaatatataacgTTTGTAATCAATATTAAcgttaataatttttttaaaaaaaggagcCAATAGAAGCCCAAAAACAACctcaagttttgaaatttttagtgTGTAATTGATTGCAGCTATTTTCAGGCAATGAACAGACCTGTAAGCCTTCCGTATTTCTCTGACTCGGTCTTACCGCTCCTGAATACGCCACATCATCTCACCACTAACCAAAAACCAACCCAAATCAcacactttctctctcctcttcccATTTCCCCCTtcctccttttctctctccttttccgGCAGCCACCggattaataaaaacaaaaaaaacaaaaaaaaagatcgTCCGTCTGCAGCACGGTGCCACTTCTTCCCCATTCTCCGGCCGACGGCTTCTCCGACCACCACTGTCACCGTCCTCTCTTCCTAAACTTGATTGGTCTGTCACAGATCCGAACAACAACCGGGTAACGTTAATgcctcatttcttcttctttcttatttcttaaCATTCTCcttgtttaattaattgatcTTAGCCCATTGTTGAGTTTAGattaaaaacaagaacaaaaattcatatttgtttatgtgaaagattttttttattagaagtAAGAAGGATTTGTTGGTTGATATTAGTTTGAATCTGGTGAATCACAACAACCAACTAAATCTTACCCAACTTTCCAAAACatcacaaatatttaaatttataagtgTTGAGTTACTACCGGTAaacattttaacttttatcagattttgatttgttgaGTTACTACCGGTAaacattttaacttttatcagattttgattatgaatttaagAGGTAGGAAATAAGTAAAacttctaaataattaaaaataatcctAATATATCGACACCCAATTCAGGATAGatagttgggttggattgaattggATTGTAAACATTAATGAGTTGCTCCAAACCAATTAACACTAATTTTGGATGGGAATATAAACGTCAGTGAAGTTTCTCCAAACCCATTAACACATTTTGTTTGATAGttagattggattggattgtaaAAGTAAATTGCTCCAAACCAATTAATACTCAATTTTCTATTggttaaaaagattttttacAGCCCAACCTGTTCTGTGTATGCCTCTAAATATAATTCTAAAAGAAGAGTGGACAAGTATTTTGAGTATCAGTTTTATATTGTGAGTTTTATATTTCTCAAACACGAACAAAATTCCAAATCAATTAAcactaaattttgttttggttcaaaagatttttttcgGCCCAACCTATTCTGTCATGTATGCGATTAACTAATAGTAACCCAAAATCACTAGGACAAAGATGACACAAAATATAGTAATTATTTGAAGAGAATATTAAGGTAGAAAAAAAACTAGGAGGAAATAAGAAATCTTATAtgatcaaatattattataattttgttgatctaacatttttaaataattaaaaaaatataaaaagagaggttttttatttgtaaggatatttgtagttttatttatttatttttaaataatatattataaatgaataaaatttagggtttgtgGCTGTAGGGTAGAGTAAGATGGATGGCAGTATTAATGATCTTAAGGTGCCTCTAATTCCACGCGACCTCGATAATGTAAGTTCTCCCCTTATAATTAATAActatttacttttagtttttcattttttttcctaatttttctttattaaattttaaattttaatcaaattaaaaaacatatagatacatttttcaaattgatattttagtttaaatttaaaaattaaataacaaaaaaaaaattaataataaaatttatgagtttacaaaatacaaattataaGCTTAAacgatataaaattttatacatcGAAGTCACTTATTATATAGATTTAGAATTACACTCTTATCAAGCTATGTTTATGGATATAATCGAATTatccaaaatataatttagattaaaattagttttacttttgtaattACTCGTCTAATTATAAAGATATTTATAGTTTTCTATTCGGTTAAATCTCTAAACTATTTTCACAcgtataaaataaataaataaataaataattgaaggtTCATAATTTACCagaagtattattatttttgagaaagtggaaaataaattaagaacagTAACTTTCCGATACCAAGTATGTCGTCGGAATATCACAGGAAGACAGAGTGGCAGAATTTCTAGAAGCCGGAGGTTTCGCGGCCGAAGAGTTCTCAGAACAAGGCATTGCAATATGTCGTCTAAGAATCAGAAGAATGATCTGCACGGCCAAAGCTCGATCTCTTCAACATGCCGTACGCATGGTCAACGGCGTCAAACGAGTACTCATCGGTCCCGGAATAGATGAAGCCAAAATCTTCTTCGATCCAAATTTGACCACCGAAGCCGAAATCCTCGCTGCCACCGATGATTCCGGCTTCGAATCCGAGCTCATCTCCGCCGCAGACGAGGCCTACAAAGTTCATATAAAACTCGATCAAGTTGGCCCTGCGGACATGACCGCCATAAGAACCTCTCTTGAGCAAGCTTCTGGAGTGAACTCTGTTGAAATGGATGGGCTAGGGCAGATGGTTTCCATCCACTATGACCCTGACCGGACTGGTCCGAGGTCCCTTTTGCAGTGCCTCAAGAGCTACGGAGCGAGTTTGTATGTGCCACCGAAGAGAAGAGATGTGGAGCAGCATCAAGAAGCTTGTACTTATAGGAACTTGTTCTTGTTCAGCTGCTTGTTTTCTGTTCCTGTGGTGGCTTTTGCAATGGTGCTTCCTATGCTTCCTCCTTATGGGGAGTGGTTGAATTTTAGGGTTTACAATATGCTTACTGTTGGAATGGTTCTTAAATGGATCTTCTGCACACCAGTCCAGTTCTTTGCTGGCCGGAGGTAATTTTATCATCAATATCATTGTAACTATCAATATTGTGGTGGTATCAGCTTCTTCCCATTGGCTTCTTCATAGTCTCTGTTTCTCATTTCTGCTAGCCTCTAGTTTCTAATAACTAGGTaacattttcttgtttctagTTTCTCCCAAAGAAATGAGACAGAAGAAAAATGGGTTTTCATTAGAAATGGACATTGTTTAAAAGGGTGAACACTAATTACttcttaaatttcattaaattattatttggctatgtttggtttgattttagtCTTAGGGTTTACAAGTTTTAATCCAATCTCTGTTATTTTGTTAAATCTTTCCAATTGTTCATAAAAAGGTTTGCATTGTTCTTAAGTGACATGTTTTTCTTTGCTTGTGTGTGGAGAGAGGTGATAAGAGGCAGCGTTAAAACTGTAGAATATTGGATAAATTCAAGAGCATTTTGGATAAGAAAGTGCTGCTTAACACATTTATGGTCTTATTTTTCAATGGAAAAAGGCAGGAATAAGAAATTAAGGATCAGTTACTATTTTCTTTgtcaagaaaaacaagaaacaggaaaaaaggagctgaaaatgagaatgttTCAGCTTAAGGTTTAGAGTCGTAGTTTTCTTGAAGTTGAAATGTGTTTTAGATAGTTTAATGGTTTTGTGGATAATTTTTAACAGATTTTATGTAGGATCATACCGTGCATTACAACAGAAATCAGCAAATATGGATGTTTTGGTTGCTGTAGGCACCAATGCAGCATACTTTTACTCAGTATACATAGTATTTAAAGCATCCACTTCCAACTCTTTTAGAGGGAAAGATTTCTTTGAGTTTAGCTCCATGTTGATCTCCTTCATTCAACTTGGAAAGTATTTGGAGGTCATGGCCAAAGGGAAATCATCAGATGCTTTAGCGAAGCTTGCTCATCTTGCTCCTCATACCGCTTGTTTGATGACCTTTGATGATCATGGAAATTTGCTATCAGAGATGGAGATTGATACCCAGTTGATACAGAGGAATGATATCATTAAGATTGTTGCTGGGGCAAAAGTTCCTGTTGATGGAATTGTTATTAGTGGTGAAAGCAATGTGAATGAGAGTACAATTACTGGAGAAGCAAGATCCATTGCGAAAACACCCGGTGATAAGGTACTTTTTTCTTGTCCTTTCggatatatataaaaagatagGATTCGATTCATTttaataagaaagaaaaacaaataggATTGATTATGTATCAAAATTGCATCACTACATCGAAGGAAGgcttttttgtaaatatattgAGTTTATAGCTTGGCACCCAAAATCAATGATTGTCATTGTGGACATAATTTGTGTTAGGATCTACCAAAGAAATTATCTTTTAAGTTTGCGGGACTGTTAAATTTAGCTCATAAATTTGCACCGTTTGATGCCATGAACAGGTTATTGGCGGGACTGTCAATGAAAATGGATGCTTATTTATTAAGACCACACATGTTGGATCTGATACTACACTTTCTCGAATTGTACAACTAGTGGAATCAGCTCAGCTATCACGAGCACCGGCTCAAAAATTAGCAGACCGGATATCAAAGTTTTTTGTTCCTGTTGtgagtttaattatttacccATTTGCTTGGTACAAATTACTGCctaataaaacttaaagagTCTCTTACcatgaataattttaaagttctgtttccttctttctttttcacattTAGGTTGTTGTGGCAGCATTTGTGACATGGCTTGGTTGGTTAATTTGTGGGGAAGCTGGTTTGTACCCTAAACATTTTATTCCAAAGGGCATGGATGAGTTTGAACTTGCACTGCAATTTGGCATTTCAGTGCTGGTGATCGCGTGCCCATGTGCCCTTGGTTTAGCAACACCAACTGCTATCATGGTTGCATCAGGGAAGGGTGCTTCTCTTGGTGTCCTCATTAAGGGAGCAAGTGCACTTCAAAATGCATACAAGGTACTCTACGTCTACGCCTACTCGAAAGTCATTTGTTAGTGACATAAAATgctttaaagaaaaagttaaaagcaTCTTAAACTACTTTTTTGTagagtatttttcttttagcttAAATGCTTTAACAAGAAgtcttaaaattacttttaagaaTGTAGAACCCTAAGCGTGTTTGAGTGCTTTCAGTGAAAGCACCCCAACTATAAATACTTAAGTAAAAAaggaatgtttgatattttgttttacaCTCTTAAAAGTGCTTTTAAGTGCATCTTGGTCAAGTACTTTGGCCAACTACACTTTACAAGTGCCTTCTCACAAAGCACTTCAAGACgtttttttacatatttttatagtACTTTTGTCCTTTGAACTTTCAACCATGAAGGTTTCATTTGTGGATGATTATGGAATTGGTTAACTTTTTACTTGGGTGAATATTGAATCAAAGCCTTTTTATTTCAACTGAACAGGTGAAAATGGTAGTTTTCGACAAGACTGGAACTCTAACGGTTGGCAGGCCAGAGGTTGTTAGTGTTGTGCTTTTTTCTACATTTCCAATGCAGGAGCTCTGCGATGTAGCAATAGCAATTGAGGTGAGTGCACTTGTAATTCAAGTTGATGGATCATGCAAAGTAAATGAGATTAAAATTGTGTTCTTACTTGTTTTAATCTTTGTGTTTAGTCAAACAGCAAACACCCTTTAGCAAAATGTGTAGTGGATCATgcaatgaaaatgagaaaaaagttTGGGGCCCGAACCGAATGTCGCAAACGCATACAGAACTTTGAGGTGTTCCCGGGAGGAGGGGTTGGAGGAAAAATTGATAGAAAACCAGTTTTAGTAGGAAACCGAAGGCTCATGCGAGCTCACAACATTGTTGTTGGTCCTCAAGTTGATCGTTATGTTATAGAAAATGAGCGGCTGGCTCAAACATGTATATTAGTGGCTATAAATGGCAGGGTAGCTGGAGGTTTTGGTGTTATAGATGCGCCAAAGTCTGGGACTAAAGCTGTTATATCGTATCTTCGCTCAATCGGCATCTCAAGCATAATGGTCACTGGCGATAACTGGGCCACAGCATTTGCCGTTGCAAGAGGGGTTGGGATCAATGAGGTCTTTGCAGAGATGGATCCAATTGGAAAAGCTAACAAGATCAAATCCTTAAAGGTAAAACTTCTGTTTCTCCAGCTTGACTTGCTGCATCTGTAGGAAATTTATGGTCATGCTCAATAAGAATAATCAGATTGAAATGATATAGCCATGggtaatatatttattttaggaacCATGAATGTctacaatggtacgatattgtccacgttgagcataagctctcattgcTTTGCTTGTGGTTTCCcaaaaaggcctcatatcaatggagatgtattccttatttataaactcatgattatcCCCTTAATTactcaatgtgggactccctcccaaccatcctcgaCAATCAtctccttgaacaaagtacaccatagagcctcccctgaggcttatgaTGGTGCCCTCGAACAGGCTCCCCGTAACCGAGGCTCGACTcccttctctagagccctcaaacaaagtacaccctttgttcgacacttgattcacttttgactacaccttcgaggctcttaacttctttgtttgacatttgagaattctattgacatgactaagttaagggcatgactgtggtatcatgttaggaaccacgactctccacaatggtatgatattgtctactttgagcataagttctcatggctttgcttttggttttcccgaaaggcctcataccaatggagatgtattccttacttataaacccatgatcatccccttaattagccattgtaggactccctcccaacaatcctcagcGAATAAAAATGACCAAATTTGTAAACTTTCTTATTATTGTTCACAACTAATATAGACATTAAAAGTACAAGGATGAACATGATATAAACCGAACTGACTATATTGAAGTGTACGACTGGTGTGGTCATTAAAGTTCATGAAGTAACTGATCCTTTATTAAGTTCATGAAGTAACTGATCTTTTGTTGACAAGTGAACGCAGACAACAGGGAATATTGTGGCAATGGTGGGAGATGGAGTAAACGACTCGCATGCCTTAGCTGCAGCTGATGTTGGCATTGCCATTGGTGCTGGAACAAATATTGCTATAGAAGCAGCTGATATAGTTCTCATGCGAAGCAATTTAGAAGATGTAGTTACAGCCATAGATCTCTCAAGACAAACTGTTTATCGTATATGGCTTAACTACATCTGGGCACTTGGCTATAATATTATAGGTATGCCTATTGCTGCCGGAATCTTATATCCCTTTACTGGAATCCGATTGCCGCCGTGGCTCGCCGGTGCCTGCATGGCTGCTTCCTCCCTTAGCGTCGTATGTTCTTCTCTCTTATTGAAATGCTATAGGAGACCCTTGAATTTTCAATCCACTTGAAATGTTGAGTTTGGTGTGAGTTTGTGATGAAAAAGTGATGATTTTAGTTGTGattcaattcatttttcaagattttttgaaaatacttcTGTTAGAAGTAGCGAAGGTAGTGCTTTTTTGTAATGAAATAAGTGTTGTACTCTGaaaaaaagtcatttcaaacTCGTTCATTTCATAGTTTTTGTATCTTTTCCTCATAgattgataaataaattattctttcTAGCCTTGGTTGTAGGTAGGCCTTTTGGAATTAGATGGCTTAATACGTAGGTTAGTGACCTCCATCTTGGAGCAAATTTTGTGGGCTATTTGTCTCGAGGTTGTTACGTGTGTATAACAAGTTTACGTAGGAGGCTACCCATCGAAAAACTTATGTTTCTCGTAAATAATTGAGTTAAGTTCTTATTAATAAGTCCAttggaaattattttttcttaaatactTTGCTCCAATAAAACGTGTGAAacagataaataaaatatttttcataataaaataatttaaataacataaGATAGATCttagaaatgaaaatcttCTTCCAAATAATGACTCCAACCAAAATTCACAAACTATATCTATTTAGATTTATATTATCTATGAATTCATAACATATATGCAATTCTAATCTTCACACTACTTGGCATCGAACTTATCGATTTGATAacattgattgattgattccAATGACGATTGATCGATTTCATAGCATTGGTTGACTGATTCCGATCAATTGATTTTAGTCGAGTTTTGTATACATAAGTATAAGAAGTAATCTAGACGCATGTTAAGTTCAAGTTGTTCAAAGTTTGTTCCTAATTTGTAGCTCATGTTCTTGGGCCTCCTTGGCTTCTATAATCTTGCAAATTAGTTGTAAATGGCCTATTAAACTCAGCAGCTCAACCCCATAAACTCTCTGAAATTGCATCATTTCTTCACATTTGGAGCCAATCCAATACCATATTAGTCCTTTTGAGAGATGGAAATGAACTTGGTGTTCCCATTGGACGCGTTTTAGTGCTGTTTTAATTTATGGGTAATCACTTGTGAACTCAAAGCTTGAATTGTCAATACTCAGAAAAATCTCAGCTTTTTTAGTTCCAGAGTGGCGAGATCTTCCACCATTGGACGAGAGGCGCAGAGATGGGGTGCTGAGAGCTGCTCTTGTTTGTGTTACTGTGTATAATTCAAAACAACGACGTCACTCTCCTTTTCCCCCCCAAATTTTCTCTTACAAAGTCTCTCGTTCCTTTCAC carries:
- the LOC111795101 gene encoding copper-transporting ATPase HMA4-like, whose product is SDTKYVVGISQEDRVAEFLEAGGFAAEEFSEQGIAICRLRIRRMICTAKARSLQHAVRMVNGVKRVLIGPGIDEAKIFFDPNLTTEAEILAATDDSGFESELISAADEAYKVHIKLDQVGPADMTAIRTSLEQASGVNSVEMDGLGQMVSIHYDPDRTGPRSLLQCLKSYGASLYVPPKRRDVEQHQEACTYRNLFLFSCLFSVPVVAFAMVLPMLPPYGEWLNFRVYNMLTVGMVLKWIFCTPVQFFAGRRFYVGSYRALQQKSANMDVLVAVGTNAAYFYSVYIVFKASTSNSFRGKDFFEFSSMLISFIQLGKYLEVMAKGKSSDALAKLAHLAPHTACLMTFDDHGNLLSEMEIDTQLIQRNDIIKIVAGAKVPVDGIVISGESNVNESTITGEARSIAKTPGDKVIGGTVNENGCLFIKTTHVGSDTTLSRIVQLVESAQLSRAPAQKLADRISKFFVPVVVVAAFVTWLGWLICGEAGLYPKHFIPKGMDEFELALQFGISVLVIACPCALGLATPTAIMVASGKGASLGVLIKGASALQNAYKVKMVVFDKTGTLTVGRPEVVSVVLFSTFPMQELCDVAIAIESNSKHPLAKCVVDHAMKMRKKFGARTECRKRIQNFEVFPGGGVGGKIDRKPVLVGNRRLMRAHNIVVGPQVDRYVIENERLAQTCILVAINGRVAGGFGVIDAPKSGTKAVISYLRSIGISSIMVTGDNWATAFAVARGVGINEVFAEMDPIGKANKIKSLKTTGNIVAMVGDGVNDSHALAAADVGIAIGAGTNIAIEAADIVLMRSNLEDVVTAIDLSRQTVYRIWLNYIWALGYNIIGMPIAAGILYPFTGIRLPPWLAGACMAASSLSVVCSSLLLKCYRRPLNFQST